A window from Acidithiobacillus sp. encodes these proteins:
- the dsbG gene encoding thiol:disulfide interchange protein DsbG: MRRVLFAIMLLATGWSVPLAAAPVGFWETLAQARWIQEGRQGPLIYVFMDPNCPYCHVLYDRLQPFIRKGRVVVRFIPVGMLTPSSAGKAAAILESADPQKALAQNEKGFHGDRGAIAPVTPTPAIEKMLRHNLYYFSVTDATGVPATLYKKRNGQVSVITGVPSPDNLAKILQAL; encoded by the coding sequence ATGCGCCGCGTGCTTTTCGCCATCATGTTGCTAGCCACTGGATGGAGTGTTCCCCTTGCGGCCGCTCCGGTGGGTTTTTGGGAGACCCTCGCGCAGGCCCGTTGGATACAGGAAGGTCGACAGGGACCACTCATCTATGTTTTTATGGATCCCAACTGTCCCTATTGCCATGTCCTGTACGATCGCTTGCAGCCTTTCATTCGCAAGGGCCGGGTCGTCGTGCGATTCATCCCCGTGGGGATGCTGACCCCAAGCAGTGCGGGCAAAGCGGCGGCCATCCTCGAGTCGGCGGATCCGCAAAAGGCGCTGGCACAGAACGAGAAGGGGTTCCATGGCGATCGTGGTGCCATCGCGCCGGTGACGCCAACACCCGCTATTGAAAAGATGTTGCGCCATAACCTGTACTATTTTTCCGTGACCGATGCCACCGGAGTCCCTGCCACTTTGTATAAAAAGCGTAACGGCCAAGTAAGTGTGATCACTGGCGTCCCAAGTCCAGACAACCTGGCCAAGATCCTGCAAGCGCTATGA
- a CDS encoding chaperone modulator CbpM: protein MVSPPITVIEAELLEDGAFCFDFPHFCTLLHCAEGEAVQLVRYGIIHPEGSGPQHWRFRSLDLYRARLSRRLSRDLEIDMAGAALAVDLLERLRGWNS, encoded by the coding sequence ATGGTTTCACCACCGATCACTGTCATTGAAGCGGAATTGCTGGAAGATGGCGCTTTCTGCTTCGATTTCCCGCACTTTTGCACCCTGCTCCACTGCGCTGAAGGTGAAGCCGTGCAACTCGTGCGCTACGGCATCATCCACCCCGAAGGCAGCGGCCCGCAGCACTGGCGCTTCCGCAGCCTCGATCTCTACCGCGCCCGCCTCAGCCGTCGCCTCAGCCGCGATCTGGAGATTGATATGGCAGGTGCGGCGCTGGCGGTGGACTTACTGGAGCGGTTACGGGGCTGGAATAGTTAA